In Heyndrickxia vini, the sequence TATATCAGTAATAAAAGCTGGAAAACCAGCGGTAAGCAATTGCAAACATAAAAAAAATAAAAAAGCCATTAAGACAATGGCTACATACTGACCTGTCCACAATTTATTCGATTCCTTCATACATTTATTCCTTCTTTCTAGTTGTTTACATCATCAAGTAGTGAATCTGCATTATCTTCAAGTTGCTTCAATACTTTCAAATAAATATGGAGTGACTCTTCATCAATTCCATCGATAATTTTTGTGAAAATCTCTTCCAAATACGGAGTAACCTCTTTAACTAAGTTCGTTCCTTTTTCCGTAATCATTATTAAGAAGGAACGCCGATCAGTTGGTTTTACCTTTCTTTTAATAAACTCACTCTTTTCAAGCAAATCGAGAATTTTTGTCAGTGTTGCTTGATCTTTATCCGCTCGTTTTGATAACTCCTTTTGTGAAATATGATCATGCTCACTTAACGTTCTTAGAACACTCCATTGTTCAGAAGTAATATTATAAGATTTTAAGTAAAAATTAATTGTACGACTCATTTTTTTACTAGTACGCACAGAAGCGAACCCGATTGATCTATCTTTTGAAATGGTCACCTTAAACGTTCTCCTTTCAATTATATTTTAATTATATACTAAAAATTAATTTGTGTAAATATAGTTTGTATACAAATTAACTTGATACAAAAAAGATAACAATGAAATTGTTGGTTTCATTGTTATCCCTTTTTTTACACATTTACGTTCTTTGAATTTCCACAATCACAAATTTCCGTTTTTGAATATAAATAAGTCTTGCTGCTAAGCCAATTCCTGCAGCCAGTAATCCGGATGTTAAGCCAATCCAATATCCTGGTGCACCAAGTGCAGTGAAATGTGCTAATAAATAGCCAACCGGTAAGCAAATTAGCCAGTAAGCAATAAGAGTCGTAATAAAGGCGATGTTTACATCTTTGTAGCCTCGAAGTGCCGCTTGTGCAGTCGCTTGAATCGCATCGGAAATTTGGAAAAATAAAGCATAAATTAAAAAATGTGCAGTTAAGTTAATAACAGCTAGTTCATTTGAATAGAAGCCTGCTACCTTGTATCTAAATAAAACAACAAGTAAACCTGTAAATAGAGCAATGAAGATAGCTAAAATAATCCCTAACCAACTATAAGTCCTTGCATCTTTATAACGTTTAGCTCCCACTTCAAAGCCAACCAAAACTGTTAAGGCTAGGGAAATACTAACAGGCACCATATAGAGAAACGAAACGATATTGAGTGCTGATTGGTAGGCAGCAATCGTTGTCACACTGAACTTACTGATTAATATCGTCACAACGGCAAACATACTCGTTTCAAAAAAGGTCGACAATCCCATCGGGACACCAATTTTTAAGATTTCCTTACATTTTCCCACTGAAAACTCTTTAAAATTCGAAAATACTCGATATGCCAAAAACGGATCTTTTTGTTTTATAATGTAAGCTGTTATCCCCGCAATAATCCAATACGTAATGGAAGTCGCATAACCTGCACCCGCCCCACCAAGCTCAGGCAATCCCCAATGTCCATAAATAAACAAATAATTTAATAGAAAATTGAAAGGTAACGATGAAATCATAATGACCATAACGACACGCGTTTTTCCGAGTCCGTAGATAAACGATCTTAAAACGTTAAAAATAAACAGTGGAAGAATTCCATAACTTAGTCCCACTAGATAATCATGCGCTGTGTTTTGCACACGTGTTGGCAGATTCATTCGATTTAATAAGGGATCCAATAGAAAAAATCCAAGAACAATTACTATTAATGCGATCATTAACGATAAATAGACGCCATTGACGACAATTGAAGATACTTCTTTATTTTTCTTTTCTCCAAAGCGCTGGGCGACGATCGGCGATACGGCAAGTAGAATTCCACTTAATCCCGTAAACACCGGATTCCATATAGAGGAACCAATTGCTACCCCCGCCAAATCGGAGGAATTATACTTACCTGATAAAATGGTGTTAAAAAACACCATCGAAAACATTCCCAATTGAGTGATTAAAATAGGAATGAGTAAAATAAATATTTGTTTTATTTTTTCTTTCATTGTATACGTTTGATTCATTTTTTTCGGTACTCCTACACGTAATTAATATTAATCGACTGGTTCAAGAAGTCCCATTTCTAAACAAGTTGAAAGGGATAATTTTTTCAAGCTGGATTGAAATCGAATATCGATGCTTTCCGGCCCGATAAGGGTTATTTCACCATGGCCAAACACACGATGTTTTATCATTTTTCCTACCGACAATTGTGAACGAGCTTTAATTCCATTTGGATTAGAAAGAAATTTTGACTGTTTAGTACTCGCCTTCATTTGCTGTTTTTCCTTGGCAGGTGCGATAATTTGGCGGATATTGTTTAAAAATGGTGATTCTTTTATGGGACTGCCATTTTTCTTTTCGTATGAAAGTAATTCCAAGTGATGCTTGGCTCGAGTCATTCCAACATAAAAAAGGCGAACAGCCTCTTCCATTAGCTCAGGTTTCCCTTCATCATAACTTTTTGTTTCGGGTTTTGAAGGGATAATTCCATCTACCAAGTCAATCATATACACGCGCTTAAACTCTAGTCCCTTCGAACTGTGAAAAGTAGAAAGTGTTACGACATTTTCACTTTTTTGTCGTTTCGAATTTTTCATTAATTCTTCTAAGTATTTCAAACGATGTGCAAACTCTTCCATCGACTCTAATGTATCGGCAATTTCTTCTAATGTATTGAGAATTCCCACTAGATATTCCAGATTAAAGCCAAGGCGTTCGCTCATTTTTTCGATTGCCTTCTCATATCCGAGCTCATAGCGTATAGATCGGATAGCAGAAAGTGGAGCATTGCCTTGCATATCATGGAAAATTTCCTTGCATTTTTTCAGCTGTTTCACTTGATAGTCCTTTAACTGGACGAACTTAAGAAGATTGTCAAAGACAGAATCCTTATTACGTATAGCTTTTAGTTCGGCCATTTGCTGTTTCGTAATATATCCATTAAATTTCATATGGATTTTATCTAAAATATCCACACGTTTATCATTAAAAGTCATTCTCATGAAATTCAACATATCTTCAACGACCCAATGAGAAAAAAATCGATTGTCCGAGTCTTTTATATAAAATGGGATGCCAGCTCGATCAAATAGATTTATTAACGGTATTGATGACGAATTATTTCGGTATAGCACCGCAACATCTTGATAGTTTGCAAGCCCGGAAATCTCTTTCACTAAATACGAGGTTTGATTTTTATCATTAAAATGACGTCTCATAATAATTGGCTTGGCAACTGGGTTATCCGTAAACATGTTTTTATCATAGCGATTCTTGTTTCGCTTGATGAATTGGTTGGCAACATCAACGATATTCTTTGAGGAACGATAATTTTGCTCCATCTTAAGAATGGTTGCCTCCGGGTATATTTTTTTGAAATCCATTAAATATTGTGGTTCGGCAGCACGCCATGTGTAAATCGATTGGTCATCATCGGCTACAACACACAGATTTTTATGCTGCTGTACGAGTTTTTCAATGATTGCATGTTGAACCATTGATGTATCTTGACTTTCATCGGTAAGAAAATAATCATACCTTTGTTGATATTTTTGAAGAAGTTCTTTCTCTTCATCCAATACTCCGTTAGCTATCGTTAACATATCATCATAATCTACTAATAATTGATTCGAACTTGTTCGTTTAACTTTTTCATATTCTCGTAAAATTTGTTCTGCCTGAGGAACAGTACATTCAACGGTTGACCATTTTTGCTGTGGAAGAAGTTTGTTTTTTATATAGCTAATATAGGTTGTTAATTCATCTAGCTGATCCTCCGTAATCAATTCGCCTACCATCTCTTTAAATAGCTCTCGAAGAATCATTTTTTTATTTAAAGTGCGATTGTTTTGGTTAGCCGTGGTTCCACCCTCGATTAATTGATAGGCGATCTTTTGATGAGTGAAATGTTCTCGTACTATTGCAAAGGCTAAACTATGAATCGTTGAAAAATGAACAGGAGGAAGAGATGGAAAAAAACGTTTGAATCGTTCTTCCATATCGATTGCGGATGCTTTACTAAATGTCACCGCTTTAATCCGAGCCGGATGCACACCTTTTTCTTCTATTATATAGCCAATTCTCATAATGATTGTTGTCGTTTTTCCTGAGCCGGGAGTTGCTAAAAGTAGGAGTGGACCCTCGGTCTGAAGAACAGCTTTCTTTTGAACATCGTTCAGTGAAACACCTAATTGCTGCTGCTTAGACTCAAAAAACTTTTCTCCTGAAGACATTTGCTAAAACCTCACTAAAACTATCAAAATATATATTGTTCTAATATTATCATACAAGCGGAAGTACAAAAAGCTGCTAGACATACTAGCAGCCGATTTTTTAATAAGTAAAAAAGTATAAATTTTTTTAGGTTTAATGTTCATAATAAATATCTGCCGTTGTATAACTCCGGCATAGCCCCGACAAGCAAGGCGTTTCCGCTTTTCTTAATAGAGCAAATATTTCTTTCTCGTTTTCTCAAACTTCTTTAAGTCAGCTTTCCATTTCCCTTCAATTTCCTTAAGGGATGTTCCATCATTTATCGCTTTTCGTACCCATCCATTGCCGATTAATTGGTCGAATGCGGATATTCCGCTGCTATTTTCCGGACGGAAGGCAAAATCGTTTGGATAAAGATCATGGATCATTTTAACGATAGCTACCCCCGTTTTTACAGATTGATAGCTTTTCCGATCAGTTACATGAATTTGAATGCCCCCAGAGAGTTGACCATTAAATTTCGAACTTGTTGGAGTAAAATAAGCACTTCTAAACATAACACCGGGAAGCTTAAGATTATTCAAGCTTTGAGCAAGCTCTTCTCCATCGATAAACGGTGCACCTATCAGTTCAAATGGCTTTGTTGTCCCTCTTCCTTCCGACACATTTGTTCCTTCGATAAGGGCCGCACCCGGATATACAAGCGCCGTATCTAAAGTCGGCATATTCGGTGAAGGAAGCACCCACTGAAGCGGTGTTTCATCGTAGTACATATTCCGTTTCCAACCTTTCATCTTCACAACTGTTAAATCAGCGCCTATCTTAAATTCTTTGTTGAAATATTTAGCTAGCTCCCCTACCGT encodes:
- a CDS encoding MarR family winged helix-turn-helix transcriptional regulator; the encoded protein is MTISKDRSIGFASVRTSKKMSRTINFYLKSYNITSEQWSVLRTLSEHDHISQKELSKRADKDQATLTKILDLLEKSEFIKRKVKPTDRRSFLIMITEKGTNLVKEVTPYLEEIFTKIIDGIDEESLHIYLKVLKQLEDNADSLLDDVNN
- a CDS encoding MATE family efflux transporter — its product is MNQTYTMKEKIKQIFILLIPILITQLGMFSMVFFNTILSGKYNSSDLAGVAIGSSIWNPVFTGLSGILLAVSPIVAQRFGEKKNKEVSSIVVNGVYLSLMIALIVIVLGFFLLDPLLNRMNLPTRVQNTAHDYLVGLSYGILPLFIFNVLRSFIYGLGKTRVVMVIMISSLPFNFLLNYLFIYGHWGLPELGGAGAGYATSITYWIIAGITAYIIKQKDPFLAYRVFSNFKEFSVGKCKEILKIGVPMGLSTFFETSMFAVVTILISKFSVTTIAAYQSALNIVSFLYMVPVSISLALTVLVGFEVGAKRYKDARTYSWLGIILAIFIALFTGLLVVLFRYKVAGFYSNELAVINLTAHFLIYALFFQISDAIQATAQAALRGYKDVNIAFITTLIAYWLICLPVGYLLAHFTALGAPGYWIGLTSGLLAAGIGLAARLIYIQKRKFVIVEIQRT
- a CDS encoding ATP-dependent helicase, with translation MSSGEKFFESKQQQLGVSLNDVQKKAVLQTEGPLLLLATPGSGKTTTIIMRIGYIIEEKGVHPARIKAVTFSKASAIDMEERFKRFFPSLPPVHFSTIHSLAFAIVREHFTHQKIAYQLIEGGTTANQNNRTLNKKMILRELFKEMVGELITEDQLDELTTYISYIKNKLLPQQKWSTVECTVPQAEQILREYEKVKRTSSNQLLVDYDDMLTIANGVLDEEKELLQKYQQRYDYFLTDESQDTSMVQHAIIEKLVQQHKNLCVVADDDQSIYTWRAAEPQYLMDFKKIYPEATILKMEQNYRSSKNIVDVANQFIKRNKNRYDKNMFTDNPVAKPIIMRRHFNDKNQTSYLVKEISGLANYQDVAVLYRNNSSSIPLINLFDRAGIPFYIKDSDNRFFSHWVVEDMLNFMRMTFNDKRVDILDKIHMKFNGYITKQQMAELKAIRNKDSVFDNLLKFVQLKDYQVKQLKKCKEIFHDMQGNAPLSAIRSIRYELGYEKAIEKMSERLGFNLEYLVGILNTLEEIADTLESMEEFAHRLKYLEELMKNSKRQKSENVVTLSTFHSSKGLEFKRVYMIDLVDGIIPSKPETKSYDEGKPELMEEAVRLFYVGMTRAKHHLELLSYEKKNGSPIKESPFLNNIRQIIAPAKEKQQMKASTKQSKFLSNPNGIKARSQLSVGKMIKHRVFGHGEITLIGPESIDIRFQSSLKKLSLSTCLEMGLLEPVD
- a CDS encoding exo-beta-N-acetylmuramidase NamZ family protein — protein: MKKWLVAIFAVILSVSCLSAVLAKPIEPAKKHKDKSFQLGVEVLLKDQLNLLKGKKVGLITNPTGVDQSLTSIVDKFYNNKQINLVALFGPEHGVRGSEQAGSYVPFYIDEKTGLPVYSLYGETKKPTPDMLKDVDVLVFDIQDVGARFYTYIYTMAYAMEAAKENNIPFVVLDRPNPLGGTKVEGTVLDPKYSSFVGLYPIALQHGMTVGELAKYFNKEFKIGADLTVVKMKGWKRNMYYDETPLQWVLPSPNMPTLDTALVYPGAALIEGTNVSEGRGTTKPFELIGAPFIDGEELAQSLNNLKLPGVMFRSAYFTPTSSKFNGQLSGGIQIHVTDRKSYQSVKTGVAIVKMIHDLYPNDFAFRPENSSGISAFDQLIGNGWVRKAINDGTSLKEIEGKWKADLKKFEKTRKKYLLY